One genomic region from Streptomyces venezuelae encodes:
- a CDS encoding rod shape-determining protein, with protein MDIGIDLGTANTLLYARGQGIVLNEPSVVAVQEGSRQALAVGTEAKETIGRTPGSISAIRPLKDGVISDYEAAEEMIRHFVRKAVPGRRRPRTRMVVCVPSGVTPVERRAIVHASLSAGARAVHLVEEPMAAAIGAGLPVSDPRGSMVVDIGGGTTEVAVISLGGIVTARSLRVGGDRLDAAVTDFVRKEHSLLIGERTAEDVKVAIGSAWPVPGEEERERATFTVRGREKVSGLPRTVELTVPEVRAALDEPVEAIIAAVRATLEECPPELSGDVMEHGIVLTGGGALLPGLDLRLSSATLIPVFVADRPLDCVALGSGRCVEDFDSLQRVMGKAERAR; from the coding sequence GCATCGTGCTCAACGAGCCGTCCGTGGTGGCGGTCCAGGAGGGCTCGCGACAGGCGCTCGCGGTCGGCACCGAGGCGAAGGAGACGATCGGCCGCACACCGGGGTCGATCAGCGCGATCCGCCCCCTCAAGGACGGGGTGATCAGCGACTACGAGGCGGCCGAGGAGATGATCCGGCACTTCGTGCGCAAGGCCGTCCCGGGCCGCCGCAGGCCCCGCACCCGGATGGTGGTCTGCGTGCCGAGCGGGGTGACGCCGGTCGAGCGGCGGGCGATCGTGCACGCCTCGCTCTCGGCGGGGGCGCGGGCGGTGCACCTCGTCGAGGAGCCGATGGCGGCGGCGATCGGGGCGGGACTCCCGGTCTCCGACCCGCGCGGCTCGATGGTCGTCGACATCGGCGGCGGGACGACGGAGGTCGCGGTCATCTCGCTGGGCGGGATCGTCACGGCCCGGTCCCTGCGGGTCGGCGGCGACCGCCTCGACGCGGCCGTCACCGACTTCGTCCGCAAGGAGCACTCGCTCCTGATCGGCGAGCGGACGGCCGAGGACGTCAAGGTCGCGATCGGCTCGGCGTGGCCGGTGCCGGGCGAGGAGGAGCGGGAGCGGGCCACCTTCACCGTGCGGGGGCGGGAGAAGGTCAGCGGGCTGCCCCGGACGGTGGAGCTGACGGTGCCGGAGGTGCGGGCGGCGCTCGACGAGCCGGTGGAGGCGATCATCGCGGCGGTGCGGGCGACCCTGGAGGAGTGCCCGCCGGAGCTGTCCGGCGACGTGATGGAGCACGGCATCGTCCTGACCGGCGGCGGGGCGCTGCTGCCGGGGCTCGACCTGCGGCTCTCCTCGGCGACCCTGATCCCGGTCTTCGTCGCGGACCGGCCGCTGGACTGCGTGGCCCTGGGCTCGGGGCGGTGCGTGGAGGACTTCGACAGCCTCCAGCGGGTCATGGGAAAGGCGGAGCGGGCCCGCTGA